TCGAACTGGCGCGCGGCGGCGGTCCACGAGAAGCGCTCGGCGACGCGGCGGACGTGCTCGCGGTCTATAGAGAGCGCCTCAAGGCACGCTTTCTTGAGGTCCCAGTCGAGCACACCGGCGCCCGACTCGCCGACGACGTCGAGCGGCCCGGCGACCGGGTACGCGGCGACCGGCGTGCCGCACGCCATCGCCTCGAGCAGCACCAGGCCGAAGGTGTCGGTCAGGCTCGGGAAGACGAACACGTCGCCGGCGCGGTAGAAGCGCGCGAGCTCCATCTGCGGGAATACGCCGGCGAAGTAGACGTCGGGATAGTCCTTCCTGAGCTTCGGCAGCAGCGGGCCTTCGCCGACCACCCACTTGCTGCCGGGCAGGTCGAGCTTCAAAAACGCCTCGATGTTCTTCTCTACCGCGACGCGGCCGATGTAGACGAAGCGCGGCGGCGCGGTGTCTAGCCTGCCGCGTTCGCCGGGTGTGAACAGCTCGGTGTCGACGCCGCGGCCCCACAGTACGACGTTGTTGAAGCCGCGCGCGGCAAGGTCGTCGCAGATCGAGCGCGTCGGCGCCATCACCGCGCGACCGGCGTTGTGAAAGCGCCTGAGCCACGCATAGCTGACCTTGACCGGTAGCTTGACGCGCGCGTGCACGTATTCGGGAAAGCGCGTGTGGGAGGCGGTGGTGAAAGGCCGCTTCTTCTTCATGCAGTAGCCGCGCGCTGCGAGGCCGAGCGGCCCCTCGGTCGCGATGTGGATCGCGTGCGGCGCGAAGGTCTCGATTCTTTGCGCGACGCGCCGCCCCGGGAACAGCGACAGCCTTATGTCCGGGTAGGTCGGGCAGGGCAGCGTCGTGAAGTCCTGCGGCGTGAGGAATTCGACGGTGTGGCCGAAGCCGGCCAGTTCGCGCGCGGTTTCGGTCAGCGTGCGCACGACGCCGTTGACCTGC
This DNA window, taken from Crenobacter cavernae, encodes the following:
- a CDS encoding glycosyltransferase family 4 protein, encoding MRILIVTDAWRPQVNGVVRTLTETARELAGFGHTVEFLTPQDFTTLPCPTYPDIRLSLFPGRRVAQRIETFAPHAIHIATEGPLGLAARGYCMKKKRPFTTASHTRFPEYVHARVKLPVKVSYAWLRRFHNAGRAVMAPTRSICDDLAARGFNNVVLWGRGVDTELFTPGERGRLDTAPPRFVYIGRVAVEKNIEAFLKLDLPGSKWVVGEGPLLPKLRKDYPDVYFAGVFPQMELARFYRAGDVFVFPSLTDTFGLVLLEAMACGTPVAAYPVAGPLDVVGESGAGVLDWDLKKACLEALSIDREHVRRVAERFSWTAAARQFEANLHPRALPETALATQQG